A single window of Hirundo rustica isolate bHirRus1 chromosome 16, bHirRus1.pri.v3, whole genome shotgun sequence DNA harbors:
- the EIF2S2 gene encoding eukaryotic translation initiation factor 2 subunit 2: MSGDEMIFDPTMSKKKKKKKKPFMLDEEGGGDTQTEETQQSETKEVEPEPTEDKDVEADEEDSRKKDTTDDLDDLNFFNQKKKKKKTKKIFDIDEAEEGVKELKIEGDVPETVEPEDDLDIMLGNKKKKKKNVKFPDEDEIMEKDEAFEDEDSKKDDGISFSLQSGPAWAGSERDYTYDELLNRVFNIMREKNPDMVAGEKRKFVMKPPQVVRVGTKKTSFVNFTDICKLLHRQPKHLLAFLLAELGTSGSIDGNNQLVIKGRFQQKQIENVLRRYIKEYVTCHTCRSPDTILQKDTRLYFLQCETCHSRCSVASIKTGFQAVTGKRAQLRAKAN; the protein is encoded by the exons ATGTCCGGCGACGAG ATGATTTTCGATCCTACTATgagcaagaagaagaagaagaaaaagaagcccTTCATGCTggatgaggaaggaggaggagacacACAAACGGAAGAGACTCAGCAATCAGAAACAAAGGAAGTTGAACCAGAGCCAACAGAAGACAAAGATGTTGAAGCAGATGAAGAAGACAGCAGGAAGAAAG atACAACAGACGACTTGGATGATTTAAACTTCTtcaatcaaaagaaaaaaaagaaaaaaacaaaaaagatctTTGATATAGATGAAGCAGAAGAAGGTGTAAAG GAACTGAAAATTGAAGGGGATGTGCCAGAGACAGTAGAACCTGAAGATGACCTTGATATCATGCTGggcaataaaaagaagaaaaagaagaatgtgAAGTTTCCAGATGAAGATGAGATAATGGAGAAGGATGAAG CATTTGAGGATGAAGATAGCAAAAAAGATGATGGAATTTCTTTTAGCCTTCAGTCAGGACCTGCGTGGGCAGGCTCAGAAAGGGACTACACATACGATGAG TTGCTCAATAGAGTTTTTAACATCATGAGGGAAAAGAACCCGGACATGGTGGCTGGAGAGAAGCGGAAATTTGTCATGAAGCCCCCGCAGGTTGTGAGAGTAGGGACCAAGAAGACGTCTTTTGTCAACTTCACAGATATCTGCAAATT ATTACATCGTCAGCCAAAACATCTCCTGGCATTTTTGTTGGCAGAATTGGGTACAAG TGGTTCAATAGATGGTAACAACCAACTGGTAATCAAAGGAAGATTCCAGCAAAAACAGATAGAAAATGTCTTGAGAAGATATATCA AGGAGTACGTCACCTGCCACACGTGCCGCTCCCCCGACACCATCCTGCAGAAGGACACCAGGTTATACTTCCTGCAGTGCGAGACCTGCCACTCCCGCTGCTCCGTGGCCAGCATCAAAACAGGCTTCCAGGCTGTCACAGGCAAGAGAGCACAGCTCCGTGCCAAAGCTAACTAG